TTTTACAGCCTCTAAATACCCAAACgcgattattatttaatcatataATTAGTTCTGAGataaaatacttcaaataaaccctataaatttataatattagcatgcattatgtaaaaatatttcaacggTAAGTGGTCAGCTAttatcaaaacattaaaaactaaCATCCAATTACAATTATCAAGgtcagtaatatatttttaaacatttgaattgaattattattcatttacgGTATCTTATTattcaagttatttttatatgaataaataattaaattataaggtAACATTTAAAATGAGTAACATTATGAAATCAAAactatagaaaaataataacagtataaatacacaacacagtattttttaatttagttttgtgtttgttaaccaaagttatttttatttctatattaactTGAACTTAAcgctaatatatattattatttgtaatatctaGGTATATCGGAACATTCTAttatatgtgtaaataaatatttgaaatgtaaacATGTAGTAGACCACTTATAAGTAATATtgccgtgtggctacggcatcaaagaatatagccccactcttcccgtgggtatcgtaagaggcgactaagggataacacagttcaactaccaccttgaaactgaaaaagccgaccgatggcgggataaccatccaactgttggcttcgaaatacacaggccgaagacgggcagcagcgtcttcggtgcgacaaagtcagccctgcggtcaccaacccgcctgcccagcgtggtgactatgggcaaaacagatgagttcgcgccatttttggcgtgaacttgtggaggcctctgtccagcagtggactgcaataggctggaatgatgatgatgatgaaaatgatgaagtaatattaacaaagacattacgatttttttttaaataaataataattttatcttttaaatttaaatattacacgaatataaaattatacaattgaattgagactcctctttttttagaagtcggtttaaattattttaactcaaACCCAAAAAGATGCGAACCACACATCTCTGTCCTCTTTACTATTTTTCTTATTGGGGAAAAAGGGATATTTCTGGAAAATATGGTATATAACGGTAAATGGAGTATCTGCATATATCGGTAACTAAACGAGCGCTTGTTTTGCGAGCGTTGCTcaaaaataaagactaaaaaTTTTATCCTAATATAAAACCTGTATTTAAGAAAGACATAAAAATACAACCAgctttattatagaaaaaaaaacgaatgtgctttagaccacacgactgagtCAAACTTCTGCACTTCACTTTGTTAGATATTAGAAATGTAACTGGCTattagagaaagagagaaagaaaatgtgtggtgcatctctctctctctgttgCTCCGTTCGCCACACtcaatcacaattttcgtaacgctctcgtcacgcattcaccagcttactctagcgtcaagcgtgcgtatggaagttttacttaaataatagtaaagttATTACCTTCACTATAAACTTCACAAATGGTAAAGCTTGAACTTATCAAGCTATGCAAAGGATGAAAAGTAAAAATGGAATGAAGAAAATCAAAGGAGAAGCACTTGTTCGAATATGGACGATAGTTTAAAGACAGCAGTGAATATGATGGAATATTATTTACAAGATCATTTTAACAGACtaagagattaaaaaaaattcactaaGAAGTTAGCTCGACCAGTAGAACTATGAAAAGCTGGTTAGCAAAGTTTGGAATCCGCCAAAGAACGTTACTAACATTGATTGATATGATGGTGTTAAACtactataaaatttttaaaggtttggccataataatagtgtttgtatgtaaatttaactgtcaaaagatttattaaattgttttattcttGTCATTttagtaaagaatatttaaacgaATTAAATATCTCACTTAAAACTTGTATCATAtagctatttataaaaataaaaaaaaaacttgatgaaATCACGTTAAATATAGCAAAAAGATAACGTTAggttaaatttattgatttataagaatatattatGCTTATAGAgcttgataataaaataagtatgacGCATTCGACTATAACAGAATATACACTCCACATAACTTATTATGTTATGTAGAAGTCATCCTTccctttattttattacatgttcCTTAACATAATatgctatttattttaattttcaatgcaataatactatatattaactgaggtagggtgtaggtggtacagcaggaaatattctactcgaaatgtggagcagcccgactggggaagtacctcgaccttacagaagatcacagcaaaataatactgttttcaagcagtattgtgttcctgttggtgagtaaggtgaccagagctcctgggggcattggggattgggtcggcaacgcgcttgcgacgcttctagtgttgcaggcgtctataagctacggtagtcgcttaccatcaggtaagtcttgtttgccgacctagttgtataaaaaatatcaataaattcatttaatataataaatatttagaatgtAGAAACGTAGGGAAATCGCCCGGaagttttaggtaacagccacttaacgtacatatatttttcaatatacgTACGTATGctctggcgaacttcgtaccgccaatttttttttcatgaacataattatatatatatatcgaaataaaatatagcctttacatttttaaattggaCAAAATTACATATcagtacaaaatattaataaaaaccgtCCAGTAGTTTCGAAGATTAGCTCGGACAAACGTCGTGATACGgagatttttatacatattgatttttaaatacatatagatCCAGGCGAAAACCAAAATTTTAAGGCGAGAATCGAAACATCTACCCTTGGAACAGAATATAGAGTCAGTTCAAATTGCGCTGACAGGAAAGTCAATGTATAGTTTTAGATCTCTAACTTTGTAACAGCATTAGAAGCCATTATCCTATACTTACACATACAACTTTGCGGGTCAGCTTTACTGCCGCACTTGCTCTAGgtcatttaaaactaaatgtggATTAGCGAGCCATATTAGGGCCCATCAGAGAAATTAGTCATGACTCCCTGGGTCGCCGTCATCGAAATCGATGACGAGGAGATGATGAGGAGGACTGCTACTAAAAGccattaaatattactttcaataaaatataaagcctAGTATGTCATATATCTTGTTCACTTCCAAAGTTCTCAATAGAATAGTCACTTAACAGTTAAAGTAAAATCATGACATATagacaataaaatacatttttaacattaaaaatatgtctTTGTACACGTTATCTACAAACTAAAAATtggattacttaaaaaaaaatatataactatcctaatatatatatattagtatatttacaatatacataatttacttatatatattcttattgtaattaaatCTTCAACTAGCGTAAATATGAGCGTAAATCCATGACACGTAATGGGCCACGTTTGTGTACACATCCGGGACCCCGATCCTCGCACATCCCGACCCGAAGGAAGTCAACCCTCTGAGCTCCCAGCGACCCCCAGACCTGCACTGAAGTGGACCCCCACTATCACcctggaaaataaaaattaagacttctaattattttattgttgttattgcGTTTCGAGGTTATTCTTATTTAAGTACTGCTAATGACAAATttgatcttttatttatttagtaatggTAGTAATTGGTAGTTTTAAAAGTGCTTCAAATTTAACGTGAACAAGCAATAAACTGTTAAACTACATATCAATTAAGTATGACTTGTTTTAAAGAATTATTCTAAATATCTGAAAAGTATTGAAtcattatgaatattatttatttttattttatactttattgtacaccacaaatatgttacaaacaaagcataaagattaattacagacagtgaagtacaatgggcggacttatggctaattagccatttcttccagacaacccatacatagaaagggaacttattatctaaattgggtaggtggtgtaggagtataataaacttacatacaaatgtctacattcaaatacttataataaaataaagaatttattattatcattagcactatcataaaaaatacataaataaataaaaagaagaataaaaatataatgcacCATTTATACACTAAATCGTCTCCATCTTAAGATAATAAtccttaacgttttttttaaaagtcaacagTGATTTGGCCTCCCTTATGGCTAAGGGCAGactattccataatttaatagcCTGAACAGTAAAAGACTGACTAAAGTACTTGGACTTATGTACGGGTAGCTTCAGCATAAGTCTTCGAGATGTTCTTAATTCTGAAGCTTCGCCGAGATatgtaaatttatcttttaaataagaaggagaATTTGAATTAAATAGCACACAGTACAACAGAGAAAGAATATGTAGGTTCCGGCGAAGGCGTATAGAAAGCCACTTGAGCTTTGAACGAAACTCGGAAACATGGTCAAATTTGCCTAGGCAAAATATGAACCGAATGGCAAGATTTTGAAGTCGCTCAAGCCTATTAAGTTGGTCCTCGGTCAAATTAGTGTAGCTCGCATCTGCATAATCTAGAATGGATAAGAGAAGAGAGTTTGCTAACATAATTTTTGTAGGGATTGGCAGAACGGATTTAAGGCGACGTAACGAACTCAGTGTCGCAAAAGTTTTCTTAGTAATGACCTTTAAATGATCCGACCATGACAGCGTCTTGTCTAAGTGAATGCCGAGATCTCTGACAGTGGAGCAGTAAGGCAAGCTAGTATCATTAAGTATTCATTAATTAGGTAATAggtggtaaattatttatttttgcgatCATGCCAGGACTGCCCATAACAATGACTTCCGACTTGCCAGAGTTGATACTAAGCCCATATCGCTTGCTCCAAACAGAAATTTTTTTAAGGTCCATATTAATTAAGTTGATTGCACTCACAACATCCTCAGGCGTGGAATGGCGATAAATTTGAATATCGTCTGCATACATGTGGTAGTGAGAAGAAATATAGTgagtaattgaattaataaaaattgaaaaaagcaAAGGAGATAAAACGCCGCCTTGAGGTACCCCAGATTGGACGTCGCACAATATTAACCTGGTCGGCTGTGcttaatagtaattatatttatcattgttatgtacttaatattttttattttagatttgttATTGTAAGCTTATTTTATCAGTAGGGTTTTAGTTTAAcagtttgtaaattttatagtcactttttaatttatttaaagttttattaagcGAATCTTTGAGTTTTATATAACCCCTAAATCTTATCAAAGACAAGAGTAAACTGATTGATATTGTACGTATATCTTATTGCTATGTTTtccattttattcatataattaattCGGTCAAGATTATCGTCAACTACATTGTGAAACTAATATCAAAAACTGTAGAAGTGTAAAAAAGTGTAGTTATTTCGCTTAATTACTAAACGCAAAGTATTttacagttaaaattaaatcgtttactttttttaaaatgaattaatatttgtattcaatCAACAAAATGGAGAAAGTAAGATATAAAAATTGacgtaataaaacttatttttatttgattctgaaactaatatattatgtactccAAAAATCGCGGGGCTATGTCCGTAGTGTTTAGTTTGAATATAGTTAATTTAGGAAATTACCAATAGGAGGGTAGTTCTATAAAATGagataagtataatttttttaaattcgatgtACTATGTATATATAGTGTGTAAGCAGGGAAGTCGACCGAGACGCAGAACCGGTTTGTTGCAAACAATTACAGTGTGTTCAGATAACCTAACTGTAAACTTATTAGTGATAGTAATCTAAGCACTTACCACGCAAGCACCTGTACTGCCATCGGTACTCCCAGCACACAAATGTCCATCATTTAAAGGTAAGCTCAATGAATATTTATCTCTACAAAGCTGCAACGGTAAGACTGGTACTTCAGCCTCTAACAAAACATCTGTCAAAGTACCATTCGTCTGTTGCCTCCCCCATCCAGTAGCGTAGCATTCATCTTTGAAGTCTAAACCGTTATTATCTTCAATGAAAGGATCAATTTCTTCACCGTACATAAGTTTCTTATCACTTCGTTTAgtattatcaaatttaattttatctctGGCTGCTTTCGTTTTTATAAGCTTAACCACGCTGTCTAGTGTTGCACTGTCGTATGCTACATCTTTGATTTTTCTGTCAGTATCATTTACATTAATGTCTTCATCGTTTTTTCTTTCTGTTGGTTTATTTGAATCGTTTGAAACTCTCACGTTATATCTAGTGTTTTTGTGTTTCTTGTTCGTCACTCCTGAGAATACAGTTTTAGTGATATTATTAAGtctttctaaatatttaacagCGGTATCTGGATTGGGTTTTTGAGGTTTAGGTTTTCTCCTTATTTCATCTGGTTTCTTGAAGAATGACGTGCTTCGTTCTGTATTGTGAGTGCTGATCGGTAGTTCGTAGGAAGGGAGGCAGATGGTACGTATCCGACTCCCGGCACTTACATCTGCTGCCTTTATCATCTTCATGAGAGCtgaaacatcaaaaaaatatatctctaAATGTCATTAGCGCAAATTCCCATTGAAAATCCAAAAAATCCAGAAAGAATCCAGATAATCTAAAATCAAAGATTCAAAGTTTGcgaattttatttagaattttatttcaagataTAGTTCCCGTAGTTTTTAAGCTACGTTATACTTGGGTGCATTAATTTAGGGTTAAATAATGGGTTACCTATATCATGCTGATAATTATGAAATCTGTGGTGTAGAACGATCCTCTCGATCGGCAAGTAAGCCCCTCGCTGTTCAGCTCGATCCCATTCACCAAGTACAGCCGTCCATAATGCTGGTACAGGCAGGTTAAAGAGCTCACTGGAATTCATATAGTTTTAACTGTAAAATATATAgttgaaaaataatgaaataatgactttgctatgtaaatattttcagGCGCCAGGCGCTACATTTGATAACCTTActgtttttaacattttatctatatatgttCTATTCAAATTATGCAAACATTGTTAGACTAAAATTTAGTTTatctaaaaacacaaataaacttCATTTTTATAACGATAAAATAGTGTAAAGCCTCTACAATTTTCCGAATGCATTTTCTGCTGAGGAGAATAAATTAGGAgctcaattattaattttaacaatttttaataaattgttcaGTAATTATAAACTTGTTAGTTGAAACAAATGCCATGAAAACCTTGGAGTCTAAAACTTGCaataaagcaaataaaatttaGCTATTACTGCAAGGACTTCGTGATGGAAAACCGGACTAACGTTTCTATTTTACGTGAAATCTGGAATAAAGGCTATGAGAACCAGAATGACTTGAAGTTACTTTTTAATGCTTTGTCAAGTAATGGTTAATAAATGGCAGAATAAAAGTTTCAATAATTCAGAAAAATGtcttttcaattttgttttattattatttattcttatattagCTCTGTCGATGATTTTGAACAATCGTGTTCAATTGACCTgccataatttataaaaataagaattacttATGTATACAATGCGCAGTGGTCAGCAGCCATTGCGGATGGATCAGCACACCCCCGCACCAGTGCCCAATAAGACCGTAGTTGGGATGGAGCAGCTGCAGAGACACCTGGAAATATAGATATCcaataaaagtaacaaatatttcaaaaaacgtTGATTATTATGGGTTATGGTGTAACATATGTTAGGTGGGTATTTCATTGCAGGTAAGGGTCTGGAGAAACACCTCAAACTTCTAGAAgttcaaagctaaataatactgctctccaGTAGAATAGTGTAGCCAGAGTTCCTAGGGATGGTCGGGGGTGagctcggcaacgcgcttgcgattcttctgaaGTTTGCTTAAACTTATATGGGCTACGGTAAGTGATTACCATCATaagagccgtaagcttgtttgccgacctagacgtttaataaaaaataacgttaagTCAACGCAGTGcacataacaataaattttattactagcaATAACTTCGTACCAAGGACGCTAGTTCAAACCTCTCTCgcgataaatttttatataggttactagcatcccgccccggcttcgaacgggtatttaacaaaaatttcaaaaaaaatccttaaaatttttaaaaatgtaatataatctaTGTCaaccgcggatagtgtagcttcccaacagtgaaagaatttttcaaatcggtttagCAGTTTCgaagcctattcaatgcaaacaaacactCAAATCTCTCGTCAATGTTTGTCGTGCTCTGGGTTCGGggaattgtttattttaagaacacaagaaataattttcatcctaACAGGATCGATGATAGTTagtacgtttatttattaatcatttgtTTTTCTCAAGAAATAGTTGTTCTAATGATGTCGTGGGCCATAATTTTTGAAATGGTTTAACCTCAGTGACAATAAATATAGCTATACCatgattacgcttcagcctgtaatatcccactactggccataggcctctttcgccatgtaagagaaggatcagagcttaatccatcacgctgctccaatgcaagttggcggatatattccctattatgagtaacgatcgctatcagccgccgtgttggcgcaacggtcacagccacggattgtgccggttgcgctggcggttgtgggttcgatccccgcacatgacaaacatttgtattggccatacaggtgtttgccgtggtctggctgtttgtgcagtccttgtgggtctccccaccgtgcctcagagagcacgttaagctgtcggtcccggtggTTATCATGTACATACCATGCATACTAAAGCAGCTTTACTTTcctaaattcaataaaaaatttcaatacgTATCTTCAACTTCATCCGCAGGATTCACTTTAACAGCTTTAATGGAATAGGCTGC
The nucleotide sequence above comes from Melitaea cinxia chromosome 11, ilMelCinx1.1, whole genome shotgun sequence. Encoded proteins:
- the LOC123657957 gene encoding salivary plasminogen activator alpha 1, which encodes MAVKCVCVIFIFLVLLFEINAYSPRECGVPLRRHTRQPRERPAGQLRIIKGMESKRGAWPWQVSLQLLHPNYGLIGHWCGGVLIHPQWLLTTAHCIHNELFNLPVPALWTAVLGEWDRAEQRGAYLPIERIVLHHRFHNYQHDIALMKMIKAADVSAGSRIRTICLPSYELPISTHNTERSTSFFKKPDEIRRKPKPQKPNPDTAVKYLERLNNITKTVFSGVTNKKHKNTRYNVRVSNDSNKPTERKNDEDINVNDTDRKIKDVAYDSATLDSVVKLIKTKAARDKIKFDNTKRSDKKLMYGEEIDPFIEDNNGLDFKDECYATGWGRQQTNGTLTDVLLEAEVPVLPLQLCRDKYSLSLPLNDGHLCAGSTDGSTGACVGDSGGPLQCRSGGRWELRGLTSFGSGCARIGVPDVYTNVAHYVSWIYAHIYAS